In Arthrobacter sp. CJ23, the genomic window CTCCACGGCTTCTTCGTCGTCCAGCAGGCCGTCGAATTCGCCGGAGCTGATGTCCTCGATGAGCTGCTGGCGCTCCTCGATTTCGTCCTCGAGGGCTTCCAGCCGGGCGCTCTGGTCCGGGTTGGTCTCGTTGGCAAGCTTCTCGACGTCGCCCAACAGTGTGCCCAGGCGGGAGCCGTTCAGGGTGGAGCGTTCGCTCGAAAGGCTGTCCAGGAAGGCGAGCACGCGGGCCGCGGCCTCCGTGGCCTCGTACACAATCTGCCCCGACTGGTTGCGCCGCGTCAGGAACTGACGCCGGGTCCACTCGTCGGCGAAGGCCTTGCCGTTCGCCTGCCCGCCGAGCCCCGGTTCCTCGCGGCGGAGCTGCTCCAGGAAGGCGTCGACGTCGGCGTGGAACTCTTCGAGGGGAAGCTGCGGGCGGGTGCGGGTAAAGGATGCCTGCAGGACCGCGATGACCCACGGGGCCGAGCGCGTGAGGGCCCAAGCGGGGCCCTTGGTGAGTACTTCGAGCTCGCGCAGCCGGGCGCTGATGGCATCGGCTGACGACATTGCTGAACGGGACACTTTCTCTCCTTCAGCTGCCACGGAACCATGGGACAGCGAAAACTGCCCCGTACAAGGTTAACGCAGGGTGCCGCCGCGGCCGCCGTGGCCGTTCCGTGACCTACCTCCGCGTAGGGTTTCGATCCCGTATCAACAATGTCACGGCGCGTTTTCACGCTGGCCGCGCAGCCGCCGTCGCCCTAATGTCCTTATTAAACGACGTCGCCCTCTGCCACGTCGGCCCGGGCAATGTTGCGAAGGGGGAACCATGCAGCTTGATTTCACGGCGCTGGAAACAGCCACGTACGTATTTTTCGGAACGCTGGTATTTGCACTGATTCTGGTCTTGTTCATCACCGCGGCCGCGCTGGCCACGCTCATCCTGATCGGCGCCGGCGGCCTGGTCTGGTACCTCATCAAGGCTGTGCTGGGCGGACTGGTCCACGGCATCAATTTCGCGTGGGACCGCATGGTCCACCACGCCGGGCAGGTTGAACTGCCGGGCGAGCTCCAGCCGTCCCCTAGCACGGGTAGCTACTCGCGGGTAGCATTGAGGGACAGCTGAAGGGTTCCCACCCAAGGCGGACCCTGGGCCCAAACCGGCACGTCCGGTAGAGGAGTTCACCCATGACTTCCGCCACTGACCGCCAAGCCACCGACCACACGGCCACACGCGTCGAGGCCACCGCCGAGCAGGCCCGCGCCATTGCCGAGGCCGCCCGCGAAACCGAGTGGAACCGTCCCAGCTTTGCCAAGGGCCTGTACCTGGGCGACTTCGATCTGGGGCTGATCCACCCGTGGCCGCAGGCCAGGGCCGACGACGTGGAGCGGGGCGAGGCGTTCATGGCCCGGCTCCGGGACTTCTGCGAGACGATGTCCGGGCGCGTGATCGAGCGCGACTCCAAGATCCCGGACGAATACCTTGCAGGCCTGACCAAGCTGGGAGTCTTCGGCATGAAGATCCCCCGCGAATACGGCGGCCTGGGCCTGTCCCTGGTGTACTACGGCCGGGCGCTGGCGCTGCTGGGCTCCGTCCATTCGAGCCTCGGGGCCCTGATTTCGGCGCACCAGTCCATCGGTGTCCCCGAGCCGGTGAAGGTCTTCGGCACCCCGGAGCAGAAGCAGGAGTACCTTCCGCGCTGCGCCGCCGGCGCCATCACCGCGTTCCTGTTGACCGAGCCGGACGTCGGCAGCGACCCCGCCCGGATGGGCTGCACCGCTGTGCCATCCGACGACGGCGGGTCCTACGTTTTGGACGGCGTGAAGCTGTGGACCACCAACGGGGTGATCGCCGAACTCGTGGTGGTCATGGCGGTGGTCCCCCGGCACACCGGCCCGGACGGCATCCCCCAGAAGGGCGGCATCACCGCGTTCGTGGTGGAAATGGACTCCCCCGGCATCACCGTGGAGAACCGCAACGCCTTCATGGGCCTGCGCGGCATCGAGAACGGCGTGACCCGCTTCCACCAGGTCCGGGTCCCCGCCGCGAACCGGCTCGGCAGGGAAGGCCAGGGCCTCAAGATCGCCCTCACCACGCTCAACACCGGGCGCCTCTCCCTCCCGGCCTTGTGCGTGGCTTCCGGCAAGTGGAGCCTCAAGATCGCCCGCGAGTGGTCCAACGCCCGCACGCAGTGGGGCCGGCCGGTGGGCAAGCACGAGGCCGTGGGCAAGAAGATCGCGTTCATCGCCGCCACCACCTTTGCCCTGGAGGCCGTCTTCGAACTGGCGGCCGAAATGGCCGACGCCGGGCAGAAGGACGTGCGCATCGAGGCCGCCCTCGCCAAGCTCTGGGCCACGGAGCTGAGCCACAAGGTGGCCGACGAACTGGTGCAGATCCGCGGCGGCCGGGGCTTCGAGACGGCGGAATCGCTGGAGGCTCGCGGCGAACGGGCGGTGGCCGCCGAGCAACAGCTGCGCGACATCCGGATCAACCGGATCTTCGAGGGCTCGAGCGAAATCATGAAGCTCCTGATTGCCCGCGAGGCCGTGGACGCCCACCTCGCGGCAGCGGGCGACCTCGCTTCAGTGGACGCGAGCCTGCAGGACAAGGCCCGCGCCGCCGTCGGGGCCTCCGGCTTCTACGCGAAGTGGCTGCCGAAACTCGTGGCCGGGGCGGGCATGGATCCGCGCTCGTACGGCGAGTTCGGGCGGCTGGGCAAGCAACTGCGGTTCGTGGAGCGTTCCTCGCGGCGGCTGGCCCGGCAGACGTTCTACGGCATGGGGCGCTGGCAGGCGAAGCTCGAGTACAAGCAGGCGTTCCTGGGCAGGATCGTGGACATCGGCGCGGAACTGTTCGCCATGGCGGCGTGCTGCTCACGGGCAGAGATGCTGCTGCGGACCCAGCCCGCACACGGCGCCGCGGCCTTCGAACTCGCGGAGGCGTTCTGCGAGCAGGCCCGCGTGCGGGTGGACGAATACTTCGATCAGCTCTGGAGGAACACCGACGACGCCGACCATGGGCTCTCATCCAAGGTGCTCGCCGGCGACTACACCTGGCTCGAGGCCGGCGTCCTGGACCAGTCCGAGGGCACCGGTCCATGGATCGCCGACGCCTCCCCGGGGGCCTCGACGCGGGAGAACCTGCACCGCAAATACCGCTGATTCACGCCGCCGCGGGCTACCGGACCTCACCGTCAAGGTAGTACCAGCGCTGGGCTTCCCGCACGAAGCGGCTGACTTCGCGCTGGATGCCGCGCTGGCCGTCCGCCCTGAAGTGTGCCGCGAACTCGACGGTCCCCTTGTCATCGAGCGGCCCTCCGGAGGACGTTGCGAGGATGTCCAGGCGCCGCCATTCCGTGTCCGGGTCCAGCTCGAGCGAGGCCGGGCGCGTGCTGGCGTGCCAGGTGCGCAGGAGGTAACCGGCGTCGAGCACCACGAACGCGGCGTAGCGCGAACGCATGAGCTGCTCGGCCGTCGGCGCGTCGGCGTCGCCGCGGTGGAAGCGGCCGCAGCACTGCTCGTAGTGTTCGCCGGAGAGGCAGGGGCACATGCCGTTGCGGAGTCTGGAGAGGTCTGGCGTCATGGGGATCCCCATCTGTGGGCTGCGGGTGAGCTGGTTGTTGGTGAGAGCTAGGCAACAAATTTTGTCATGTGAGATAACAGCTTCGAAACAACCTCGGCGGATCGCGAATTGGCAGGTGATTCTGTCGGCCGTCGATCGTAGGCTGGGTAGACAAGCCGCTGGGTGAGCGGCGCTCACCTCACGAACGAGCAGCAACGGAGGCTACGTGGAGGATCCGACAACGCTCGCCCTCAACCTGACTTTTCTCGGCACGCTCGGCGTGGCAGGCCTCATGTTCATGCTGCTGGGATTCCTGGTGGTGCTCACCTTGGTGATTGCAGGAATCGCCCGCTTGGTCTCCATCATCCTGCTGGCGATGGTGGGGGTCTTCCCCAAGCGTGACACGATGCCGATCGTGCACCTGCCGCCGACGCCAACGTGGTTCCCTGAGGCGGACTCCGCGCCTGAAGCGGCGCTCCCGGAGGCTGTCCCGCCCGCGGCCGGCGAGCCGCTTGCTGCGGAGCCGGTGGTGGAACTCCCGACGGCGGCCGTCGCGGCGGCGGCCGTCGCGGCGGCGGCCTCCGCGGCGGCTGCCTCCGCGGCGGCTGCCTCCGCAGCGGTGCCGCTTGCTGCCGTGTCAGCACGGCCGCGCCGGAACTTCTTCAAGCCTGCCCAGTTCAGGGCCTGGGCCAAGCGCGCGGCCGCAACATTCTTCACCTCGCAAGGGAAACACCACCCGCTTGTCGCTGCCCTGACGCACGAGCCGCCGGTCCTGTCCGAAAAGTGGGCGGCCGCCGTCGCGCAGGCCGATGAACGTGCCGCCGCCCGTGCGAAAGCAGCCGAACTTCCCAAGATCGTGGTCACTGTCCGCGAGGTGGCGCCGAGCGAGGAGACTGAACCCCGGGACAAGCCCGTTCCGACGGAGAAGACATCCCAGGGCGCGCCCTCCAACGGCGGGACCCCGCAGGGCGGGGCCACCAAGAACTCGCCGCGGCAGCCTGTGCACGGCGGTTCGCTCACGTCCGCAGCAGGGGCCCGGCCGCGCACCTAGCTTCGCTTAGTAGCGACGGAGCCTGGGACGAGCGGCTTACGCCGCCAGTTGCCGGAACGCAGCCCCGTGGTAGACCAGCGGCTTGGAGCCGTGGTTGATGGCCGTGGACTTCACTTCGAGCACCACGATTGCGTGGTCACCGGCCGGGGTCTCGGAGACGATCTCGCATTCGAAGCCGAGCACCGCGCCGTCGATCAGCACGGCTCCCGTATCGCTCACGGAGGTGTCCAGCCCGGCAAAGCGGTCGCCCCGTTTGGAGGACAGCTGCAGGCAGGCGGCTTCCTGGCCCTCGGCCAGGACCGAGATGCCCAGGCGCGGTGCCTGGCGCAGCTTCGGCCACGTTGTAGAGGAGTTCTGCACGGCGAACATGACCAGCGGCGGGTCCAGCGAGACGCCCACGGTGAAGGAGGACGCCACCAGGGCTTCCGGGACGAAGTCCACCATGGCGCTGAAGGCCGCAACGCCGGAGGGGAATTGCGAGAACGCAGCCTTGATCGATGCGGATCCGTCCACGGTGGCCTGTGTCATGTCAGCTTCCTTTCCTGGGATTGGTACGCGGTTCCTTTCCACTAATTCACCTGCCGGCCGGCAGGACAATATTTGTTGATCCGGAAGACGTTTGTGTACCCGCGTGTCAAGATCCGGGCCTCCACTGCCCCGGAAATCCGCCCCAGCGTTACCCCCGGAGACGAAAAGTGAAGAACTCCTACCGGTTCCGCGTGCGGGTGCCGCGATCTGTGTAGCCTCGTCTCCATCCATGCAGGCCCTGACCACCACCGCGAGCACGACAAAGGAAGCTGCAGATGAGCCTCAGCGAGCTACGAACCCTCGGACGCACGGGCGCCCTGATCAGCCCCCTGACCCTGGGCACCCTGAACTTCGGCACCGGCACGGCCCCGACGGGTCCGGACGAGAGCATCCGCATCATCCACGCCGCGCTGGACGCGGGCATCACCAGCATCGACACCGCGGACATCTACTCGCAGGGCGAAGCTGAAACCGTAGTGGGCCTGGCGGTCCGGGGCAGGCGCGACGACGTCTTCCTCGCCACCAAGTTCCACGGCCAGATGGGGCCCAATCCGGCCCACGCCGGCAACTCGCGCCGCTGGATCGTACGTGCGGTGGAGGACAGCCTGCGCCGCCTGCAGACGGACAGGATCGACCTGTACCAGGCCCACCGGCCGGACTACACCACCGATCTGCTGGAGACCATCACGGCGCTGAACGACCTCATCCGCCAGGGCAAGATCCTGTACTACGGCACCTCGGTCTTCACGCCCGCACAGCTGGTGGAAGCGCAGTGGATCGCCAACACGAACCACCTGGTCCCGCCGGTGGTGGACCAGGTCCCCTACTCGCTTCTGGTGCGCGCCAACGAACGCGACGTCTTCCCGATCACGCAACAGTACGGCGTCGGGGTCCTCAGCTATGGACCGCTCGACGGCGGCTGGCTGGCAGGCGGGTACCGCGTCGGGGCGGGGCAGCCCGAGAGCTCGCGGGCCGCCGCGGTGCCGGGCCGTTTCGATGTCACCGCACCCTTCAACCAGGGCAAGCTCCACGCCGCGGATGCCCTCGCCCAGCTGGCCGCACGGCACGGGCTTACGCTGATCCAGCTCGCTGTCGGCTTCGCCCTGGGCCACCCGGCGGTGAGCAGCGTGGTGATCGGGCCCCGCACGGAGGAGCAGCTGACCGACTACCTCAAGGCGGCCGAGGTGGTCCTCAGCGATGCCATCCTGGACGAGATCGACCAGATCGTGGCCCCGGCCGGCAACTTCCTGGAACGCGACGCCGGCGCCGTGGTGCCGCATCTGGAATATCCGGAACTCCGACGCCGGCAGTAGCTTTTCCCCGCTTCTGAGGAACCGCGGACTGCTCTCTTGGACGGTTCTCTTGACGCCCCGGGGGCGGCGGCGTAAACCTGATCTAAGTGCTGCTCGCAGCGTGCATCCAGTAGAACGCCGCCTTCCCATGTCCAAGCACAATCTGAAGAACCGCAACCATTTCACCGCCCCCGTTGAGGCTGGCGGACCCAGCAGCGGGCCGCTCACCGCCGAGGAACTGCAGCTGGCGGCCCGCAACCATGCGATGCCGCTCGAGGCCCTGCGCGAGGACATCACCCCGGCCGGCCTGCATTACCTGCTGACGCACTTCGACATCCCCTACATCGCGCCCGAGACCTGGAGCCTGCGGATCGGCGGGGCCGTGGACCGGGAGATCGAGCTGAACCTGGAGGACCTCAAGGCCCGGCCCAACGTGACGATGCCCGTGACCCTCGAATGTGCAGGCAACGGCCGCTCGCTCCTGAAGCCCCGGCCGCTCAGCCAGCCCTGGGTCCTCGAAGCCGTAGGCACGGCGTCGTGGACCGGAACCCCACTGGCACCCATCCTGGCCGAAGCCGGGCTGGCGGGTGACGCCGTCGAGCTCGTCTTCACGGGCGCCGACCGCGGCATCCAGGGCGGCACAGAAGAACCGTACGCGCGGAGCCTGACGGTCGCCGAGGCGATGCATCCCGAGGTCTTGCTCGTGTACGAGATGAACGGGGCGCCGCTCCCGCCGCAGCACGGCTTCCCGCTGCGGCTGTTGGTCCCCGGCTGGTACGGGATGGCGAGCGTCAAGTGGCTGGCGTCCATCGAGGCAGTGACCAGCCGCTTCGAGGGCTACCAGCAGGCCGTCGCGTACCACTACATGCAGGGGCCGGAGGGGCCAGGGCTTCCCGTCACCCGCATCCGGGTCCGCTCGCTCATGGTGCCGCCGGGCATCCCGGACTTTTTCACGCGCAAACGGGTGATGGATGCCGGGCCAGTGATGCTCCGCGGCCGGGCGTGGTCCGGGCACGGCGAGATTGAGCGCGTGGAGGTGGGGATCGACGGCGAATGGATGCCCGCGCATCTCGACCCGCCAGCCGGCGACTTTGCCTGGACCGGCTGGTCGATGGTTTGGCTTGCCGCTCCCGGGGAGCACGAACTGCGCTGCCGGGCGATGGATTCCTCCGGCGCGCTTCAGCAGACCACGCAGGTGTGGAACTACCAGGGCATGGGCAACAACATGGCGCAACTGGTGCACGTGACGGTGCGGTAGGGACGCCGACAGCGGGCCGGCCGCGGGGGCGGCGGGCGGCGCGGGCGGCGGCAGCCCGGTGGGACGCCCGGCGTCGGCGGCTATACTCGTTCGCAACCATGACAAGTCTGCCTGCCTCCCCCGCGAACGTCCGCATCGACGCCTGGCTGTGGGCAATCCGCGTGTACAAAACGCGATCCGTGTCCACGACTGCATGCCGCGCGGGACATGTGCGGATCAACGAAAACCCGGCCAAAGCCTCGCAGACGGTGATCGTCGGCGACACCATCCGCGTCCGCGAACCTGGCTACGAGCGCATCCTTGAAGTCCGACGGTTGATCGCCAAACGTGTCGGCGCCGAGGCGGCCTCACACTGTTTCACGGACCACACCCCGCCCCGCCCCGTGGCACCGGCGCTCGGCCTGCCGCAGCGCGACCGCGGCGCCGGCCGCCCCACCAAGAAGGACCGCCGCGAGATGGAGCGACTCAAGGGGCGGTAGGCTCCGCCCTGTCTCGGCGGAGGGTTATCCACATACGCTTCATGTGACAAGCAGCGGCCCCGCAGCCCCGGTTAGACTGGCCGACGATACGCCGTACCAGCTTCTGGGGAGCCTGACACATGAGCCGCATTTCCTTCGCCCACTTTTCGCCGCTTGCCCGCACACGAGTCAGCGCGCTGGCGCTTGCTGCTGCAGCAGCACTGCTCCTGAGCGGCTGCCAGGGCGGCAGCACCCCTGCCAATACGGGCTCGACGACGGCGTCCCCCACCTCCAGCGCGACGCCCACGCCCTCTCCCACGCCCACCGCCGCGTACAAGCCCGCAGATGCGAAAGGCAAGGCCCAGAACGTGCCCGTTCCCGTGATGCCTTCGTTGGCGAAGGAGAACACGAAGGAGGGGCTGGAAGCGTTTGTTCGGTACTGGTACGCCACTTACTCCTACGCAATGGAAACAGGTGACCTTGCCCCCTGGATAAGCACAACGGATACATCAACTGCGATTGCGGCAGCTTACAAAAAGGCCATCGAACTCAACTATGTGAAAGGTCGCTGGCTCGTCGGAGGAAGAATCACAACGCCGGTCGTCGAAGTCATGTGGGTTGACGGAGCAGATCAGCAGTCAGCCAAGGTCCAGGTCATCCAGGAACGAACACAGTACTACGATGCTGACGGCAGCGTGGGGCAGGCCGAGACCCCGGCAGCCAACATTGCCGAGGCCGTCTTCTCCCGTTTCATTGACGGTGCCTGGCGCGTTACGGACAACGGAAAGATCGTAGGCTAGCTGTGCGAGCCGCACGTGCTTCTTGCGTCCTGGTGCTTTTGGTCGTCATGCAAGTCTGGTTCAGTGCAGGACCATCGGCTGCAAACGACGACCCCAGAGCGACCACCGATCGAAACAAAACGACAATTGTCGTTGGTGCCACTTTCAGAATCAATCCGGATACGGGTATGCCAGAGGCAAGATCTGATGCGGCCGTCGAGGAGGATCCCAACAAGTACATGTACGACCTCCAGTGCCGGGTCGAAGACGACAAAACGTCAGTGCCCTGCCTGCCCGGTCAGCTTCGGTGCCCTCCGAAGGAGCCGGGCGGAGAAGAGGGCATTCCGATCATCTGGAAGTACGCCCCCAAGGCCATTGAGAATCCCACGTGGACGCAGTGGCAGCCCGTGAACGGACAAGCTGTCTGCCTCTACGACGCCGAACCGCAGAACATCCTCGCCAACATCGCCGCACGGATCCTCAGCGACTTCCGCCAACTGCCGGTGAACGCCGGTGAACTCGGCGCCCAGCCCTTCCCCCACACACTCAGGGGCGGGCCGACCAACTTCTACGCCAACACCACGGAACAGGCCTTCGACGTCACCATCCTCGGACAAAGAGTGCACCTGGTGGCCACCCCGGCGAGCTACACCTTCAGCTTCGGCGACGGCACCAGCCTCGGGCCCACGCCGATCGCCGGCGGCCCCATTCCGGAGCTGGAGTGGCTGTCCGAAGCCACCCGGACCAGCCACGCCTATGAGCAAACGGGCGACTTCCCGGTCACCGTCACCACCAGCTTCACCGGCACCTACGCGGTCAACGGCGGACCCGCCCTTCCCATCAACGGAACCCTGGACCTGGCAACCGCACCCAGGACCATCCAGGTGTGGAGGACCGAGACCGCCCTCGTGGCCGAAAACTGCCTGACAGACCCCACATCGTGGGCCTGCCCTGGCTCCCGTACCCCAAGGTAGCCAAGGGATCCGCAGAAATGAGCCAGACTGCCACCGGCATTTGAAGTCCGGAGCCGTCGGCCGGTCATTTGGGACTCCCCCTTCGCTTCCCGGTCACGCTCAAAAAAGTTGGTGAACCTGCAGGGCAGGGACGCGTAGAGTTGCGGAAGACGCCGATTCTCGACGCCGTACAGCTGTGGGAGAGAATGTGACACCTGACTGGGACGAAAAGAGGGCTCTGCTTCAGGAGCCCAACATTGCTGCCGTGACGCAGCTTTGCGACGAATTGATGGCCAAGAAACCGGGGTCTTCCGTGCCCTACATCGATCCCGTGCATGACGAGGACGAATGCCGGATCGTCACCCTCCAAGTGAGCCCGGGTCGCGGTACCGCATCCGGTTTTGTCTCACATTTGAACGACGACGACGCCGCCCGCCGCGCGCAGCAGATCTACGACGCCGCGGAACTGGACGTCCGCTACGTCATGCCGTGGAACTCCTACCCCTGGGTGCGCGATCCCGAACTGCCGCCGGCTCTCAGCGCACAGGAGAAGACGGACGGCCTCAGGCCGCTGCGCCAGTTCCTCAAGATCAACCGCAGGGTTTCCGCCATCGTCGCGCACGGCACCGAAGCCGCTGCCTTCCTGGCCCTCTACGAGAAGACCTACCACTCGCCCCTGCGCCAGCACGGCATCAAGGTCTACAAAGCCAGCGCCCTCGGAGGCCGGGCCTTTGCCCTGTCCGAGGCCAAGCAGCAGGAGCTCCTGGCCAAGAACATCGAAACCTACCGGGACGCCATGCAGCGGGCGGGAATCCAGCACCTCTAACGCCTGGGGGGCTGCCCGGATCATGCCGGGCCTCGCCCCGGCTCAGGCGAACCAGGTGTCCGGCGGGCCCATGAACAGCAGGAAGCTGAACACGGCCGCCACGCCGGCAACCGCGATGACCACGGCCATGACCGGGTTGCCGAGCACCCAGGCCTGGGCCTTCTCAAGTACACCCCGCGGAGGCTCCCCGCCCTTGGCGAGCCGCCATCCGCCGTCGAGCAGTCCCTTGCGATCCAGTGACCTTTCCACCGGAACGGTGGCATACGGGATTACAGTGGCGACGAGCGCGAGCGCGCCGGTCCGTGCAGGCCATTTCTGGTTGATCCAGGTGAAGCACGTGACTGCCCCGTAGCAGAGGAACACGAAGCCGTGCACGCCGCCGCCCATGCGGACGCCGAGGTCCGTGGTCTGGGTGACGTACTTCAGGAACAGGCCGATCAGCAGGATCGTCCATGTGACGGCCTCGGCGAAGGCGAACGTGCGGAACAGGGTACGGGGCGACATGGAAGTCCTCAGTTGGGAAACGGGAGTCCCCTCCAAAATACCGTGGACCGGCGCACAGGCGCGCGCGACGGCGGGTGGCGCGCGCCGTCGTCGTCCTTAGGTCTTAGTTCTTAGGTTTTGGCGCGGGCCTGGACCATGTTCGCGTATGGAAGCCGGCCGTAGCTGCTGACGAAGTCGGCGTGGTAGCTGGCTTCCGCCTTGTTGACCTCGGCCGCCGGGAATTCCTTCCAGGCGATGACCAGCTCCATGGCGTCACGGAGTTGCCAGATCAGCCGGGCGTCCCAGACGACGGTGGGCCGGCCGCGGCCGTAGTCCATGAACTCCTGGATCTGCTTGCGGAGGCCACGGTTGCCCTGGCTGCCGGCGCTGGCTTTGCCCAGGTAAAGGACCTTGGCTTCGGTAACCCACTCGGCCTCGAGGGCTTCCTTTTTGAGCGAAGGATCCTTCTTCTTGAACGTGCCGGCCGTGCTCTTGGCGAGGAAGACCGGCTCGAAGCCTTCAGGCTGCAGGATGGCGAATATGCCGGGGCCCTGGGGAACGCGCATGATCTCGAGCTCGTCGAGGACCCGGAATCCGGTGAAGCCATCCTGGACGAGCGTCTTTTTGGTGATTGGCATGGTGCTCCTACTTTAGGGGGTCAGGACCACGGGCTCAGCCTGACGTCGCGCCGGACAAGGGCCCCGACGCCACCGGATCTCCTGGATTGTTCACGTCAGGCGTCGAAGTCCAGCAACAATTGCCGGTTCCTGATTCGCGATTCGCCGCATTCGACCGCCAGCCGGGCAAGTTCGATGGACGCTCGGCTTCTGTTCTTGGGCCTGCCGACGGCAATATGCGGCACCCAGCGCGGGGATCTGAAGCCAAGGGCCGGCGAGCTGAGAATGAAGTCGTCGATGTTGTCCACGAGCAGTTCGTCGAGGAGCTCGTGGAGCGCCACGACGAGGGAGACCTGATAGTCCCGCACATGCTGGGGAACCTCGACTTCCAGGCCACGCACGGCGCCACCGCCCAGGACGATCAGCCGATCGGCGGTACCGGAGAAGCCCTCCAGCACAGGCAGCCCACGCAGCCAGGAAGCCGTCCTGCGGCCAGCCGCCTCGGCACTGGTGATTCCCTTGGTCCAGCCGGAAACATCCCGGGCGAAGTCCTCAAGAACGCCGAGGTGGAACAGCGTCATGTGCAATCCCTGGGGCCGGCGCAGCGCATCCACGTAGCGGTCAAAGCCCTCATAGTCCGCAGGCCCGGATCCGATGCTGAGCACGGGCACCTCTACCGTAATGCGCGGAAGTGTCTGCATAGGGCCTCCCTGTCAGCGCCGAACGTTGATGCTGGGGGCAATTATCCTCCGGAGCGAGGCGATTCGGCTGGGCTCCGGGAGCGAGACCCACGTGATGCGCTGGGTAGATGGCCGGACCCAGCCCGCCCCGCCCCTCAAGCCCCCGCAACAAACCTGCGCCTCATTGACATGCCCCTGTGACCCGTGCCATATTCATTACGTGAACCTGTCAGACAGCCGGACAGCAGGACAGGCCGATCCCGGACAGCCCGCCCCCAGCCAGAAAGCTGCGGCGGGCCAGCGCACCGCCACAAGCGGCGCCGTCCCCCGGCCGGCCCCCACTGCGAAGTCCCCCGCCAATTCTCCCACCGCGCCGCGACCCCTTACCCGGGTCAGCGCCGCCGAAGCCGTCTTCAGCGCCATCCGCCATGACATCGAGTCCGGGGCGTTCGAGGTCGGTGCCAAGCTTAGTTCCGAAGCCACGCTCGCAGCCCAGTACGGGGTGAGCCGCTCCGTCATCCGTGAAGCGCTCCGCTCCTGCAACACGCTCGGCCTGACGGTCACCAAGACGGGCAAGGGCACGTTCGTGGTGTCCAACCACGTGGCCAACGATCTCACGCTCGGCCAGTACAGCGCACGGGACCTCAACGAGGCACGCCCGCATATCGAGGTTCCTGCAGCGGGCCTCGCCGCGCAGCGCCGCACCGAGGAGGACCTTGAACACCTCAAGGACCTCGTCCAGGCCATGCTCACGGAAACCGACCCCGAGGCCTGGGTGAACCTGGACGCGAACTTCCACTCCGCCGTCGCGCGTGCCAGCGGCAACAGGGTCTTCGCGAGCGTCGTCTCCGAAATCCGTGAGGCCCTCGCCCACCAGTCCGAAACCCTGAACATGGTAGCTGACCGGCAGCACCTCTCGGACGAGGAACACCTCGCCGTCCTGGACGCCATCGAAGCCGGCGACGCCAGCGCCGCCAGCCAGGCCATGGCCGATCACCTCAACGCGGTGGCCGCAGCCCTGGACGCCATCCTCAGCAAATGACCCTAGCGAAGGACACCATGCCCGCCCACGAAGCACAGGCAGTCACCGCCCCGGCCGAACCAAAGGCCGCACCGAACGCCGCACCAAACAGGGACACCCGCACCCCGCGCCACGTCCC contains:
- a CDS encoding PKD domain-containing protein, which encodes MPEARSDAAVEEDPNKYMYDLQCRVEDDKTSVPCLPGQLRCPPKEPGGEEGIPIIWKYAPKAIENPTWTQWQPVNGQAVCLYDAEPQNILANIAARILSDFRQLPVNAGELGAQPFPHTLRGGPTNFYANTTEQAFDVTILGQRVHLVATPASYTFSFGDGTSLGPTPIAGGPIPELEWLSEATRTSHAYEQTGDFPVTVTTSFTGTYAVNGGPALPINGTLDLATAPRTIQVWRTETALVAENCLTDPTSWACPGSRTPR
- a CDS encoding uracil-DNA glycosylase, whose protein sequence is MTQLCDELMAKKPGSSVPYIDPVHDEDECRIVTLQVSPGRGTASGFVSHLNDDDAARRAQQIYDAAELDVRYVMPWNSYPWVRDPELPPALSAQEKTDGLRPLRQFLKINRRVSAIVAHGTEAAAFLALYEKTYHSPLRQHGIKVYKASALGGRAFALSEAKQQELLAKNIETYRDAMQRAGIQHL
- a CDS encoding DUF3817 domain-containing protein, with amino-acid sequence MSPRTLFRTFAFAEAVTWTILLIGLFLKYVTQTTDLGVRMGGGVHGFVFLCYGAVTCFTWINQKWPARTGALALVATVIPYATVPVERSLDRKGLLDGGWRLAKGGEPPRGVLEKAQAWVLGNPVMAVVIAVAGVAAVFSFLLFMGPPDTWFA
- a CDS encoding FadR/GntR family transcriptional regulator; the protein is MNLSDSRTAGQADPGQPAPSQKAAAGQRTATSGAVPRPAPTAKSPANSPTAPRPLTRVSAAEAVFSAIRHDIESGAFEVGAKLSSEATLAAQYGVSRSVIREALRSCNTLGLTVTKTGKGTFVVSNHVANDLTLGQYSARDLNEARPHIEVPAAGLAAQRRTEEDLEHLKDLVQAMLTETDPEAWVNLDANFHSAVARASGNRVFASVVSEIREALAHQSETLNMVADRQHLSDEEHLAVLDAIEAGDASAASQAMADHLNAVAAALDAILSK